In Candidatus Methylomirabilota bacterium, the DNA window TCGTCGAATGATCCGTAGCAGCCCACCCAGTAGAGGTACTCGGCCTCGCGGACGTCGGACATCTGCCGAACGCCCAGGTCTCGGGCCCAGTCCGCGCGCGTCTCCCACGACATCTGCCACGGGTTGCCGTTCGTCTCGAGATTGCGGAACGCGGGCTGCAGCTCGTTGGGGAAGCGCGACTCGGTGAGCACCAGCCAGCGGCGCATGTCCACGATCTTCGGCACGTGCTCGATGAAGACCGGGCAGGCGTCGACGCACCAGCGGCAGGTCGTGCAGGCCCACAGCACGTTGTCGTGAATCGTGTCACCCACCAGCGCGGTCGGCGGGGCCTGGGCCCCCGCCTGACCGAGCAGCGCCGGCGCTTCGTCGAAGAGACGCTCCCGCAAGTGCAGGATCAGCCACTTCGGGTCCAGCTCCTTGCCGCTCATGTTGGCCGGGCAGCGCGACGTGCAGCGGCCGCACTCGGTGCAGTTGTAGGTGTCGAACAGGTCCTTCCACGTCAGCTCGGTGAGGCTGCCCACCCCGAAGGTCTCCGAGTTCTCGAGGTCCATGCTGCGGTACTGGCCCTTCGGCTCGAGCGGCGCGAAGAACACGTTGAGCGGCGAGACCAGGATGTGGAAATGCTTGGAGTACGGCAGCAACACCAGGAACCCGAGCAGGGTGGCCCCGTGGGCCCACCAGGCCAGATGGAAGATCGCGGTGATCGCTCCCACCGGCAGCCCGGCCATGCCGCGCGCGACCGCCGATCCCGCGAGCTGCCAGTGATCGGACGGCGCCGGCGCGAGCAGGATGCGGCCGGCGTCGGCCACCAGGTCCGTCACCATGAGGCCCAGGATCAGCAGCAGGATCACCAGCGCTTCGGCCGACAGATTGAGCCGGCGCGGCTTCACCACCAGGCGCCGGTAGAGGGCGTACCCCACGGCCAGGATGACCAGCACGCTGAACACGTCCTGCACGATGAGATAGGGCGCAGTGTCGGAGAGGCCGGGAAGGAAGAACGACTCGATCACGCCCTTGCCGAAGAACTCGATCGTGCCGAGGGTGAGCACGACGAAGCCCCAGAAGATGGTGGCGTGCATGAGCCCCGGCCAGAAATCGTTCGCGAGCAGCCGGACCTGCGCGAAGACGTAGACGATGACGTGCCAGATTCGGGTCGGCACGTGGCTCCAGCGCGGCATCGGCTTGCCCTTCAGCAGCAGGCGCAGGAGATACACGACGCGTTGGGCGAACAACACGGCCGCGAGCACGATCAGCCCGTAGAAGATCACCCAGCCGGGAACCGGCCCGTACCATTGGTGGGATGGCAGCATCAGCGACGCCTCATCGATCGGTGAGCCTCCGGGGGCATAGTGGGGTGCGACTCCAGGAGTGTCAAGGCCGCCTCAGGGTCTGCGCGAGGATCTGGGCCACCGCGGAGTACACGTCGAGGCGGCCGCCGGTGACCGCGTCGAGCGTGCGGGCCAGCGCGGGGTCCTGCTGCACGAGGGCGGTGACCTGCGCGGTGTACTCCTCCACCAGCAGGGCCTCCAGGTCGGCGCGACGGCGAGCCTGTCGCCGCTTCTCGAGCGCGCCGGCCTGCTCGAGCACGGTTCGGTGGCTCCGGATCTGCCGCAGCAGCGTGTCCATGCCGACGTCGTTGACCGCCTGCGTGGCGAGCACCGGCACCTCCCAGTCCACGTCCCGCGCCTGTGCGCTGCCCGTGTAATGCAGGTGCACGCTGAACTTCAGCTCGGCCATCAGGGCGTGGGCCCCGTCGCGGTCGGCCTTGTTGACGACGAAGACGTCGGCCACCTCCATGAGGCCCGCCTTCATGGCCTGGACCGAGTCGCCGGACTCCGGCACGAGCGCGACCACGGTGGTGTCGGCCTGACGGATGATGTCCAGCTCGGTCTGCCCCACCCCCACCGTCTCGATGAGGATCCACGGGAAGCCGAAGGCGTCCATCACCTTGATCACGTCGCCGGTGGCGCGGGCAAGCCCCCCGAGGCTGCCGCGAGTGGCCATGCTGCGGATGAAGACGTCGGGGTCGAGCGTGTGGGTCTGCATCCGGATGCGGTCGCCGAGCACCGCGCCGCCGGTGAACGGGCTCGACGGATCCACCGCGATGACGCCGACCGGCTGCTGCTCCGCGCGCAGCAGGCTCGTGATCCGATCCACCAGCGTGGACTTGCCCGCGCCGGGCGGCCCGGTGATCCCGAGCACGTAGGCGCGCCCGGTGCGCTCGTGGATCGCCTGCATGATCGCGGGCACCTCGGGGGAGCGGTTCTCCACCCGGGTGATCAGGCGTGCGAGGGCCAGGCGGTCTCCGTCGAGCATCCGGCTGACCAGGTCGGACACGGGGCGCGGCGTGGGCCTCAGGAGCCGGGCCGTGGCGCGGCGGACTCGGAGGGCTCCCCGCTGAGGCGGGCCTCCATCACCAGCGCGTCCTCGCCGGTGTCGAAGTAGTAGCCCTTGCGCCGGCCGATCACGCGGAAGCCGAAGCGCTCGTAGAGCAGGAGCGCCTCCGAGTTGGTGGGCCGCACCTCGAGGAACGCGAGATCGACGCCGCGCCGCCGCGCGTCGTCGAGGACGGATCCCAGGAGCCGGCGTCCGACTCCCCGTCGACGCAGGTCGGGATGCGTGGCCAGGTTGGTCACGTGGATCTCGTGGCCGATCTCCCACAGGCAGAGATAGCCGGCGAGCCGCCGGCCGCACCGCGCCACCGAGCAGCGGGCCACCCGATTCTGGGTCAGCTCGTACCGGAAGGCGCCGCGCGACCACGGGGTCTGAAACGAGGCGCGCTCGATGACCAGGAC includes these proteins:
- a CDS encoding (Fe-S)-binding protein: MLPSHQWYGPVPGWVIFYGLIVLAAVLFAQRVVYLLRLLLKGKPMPRWSHVPTRIWHVIVYVFAQVRLLANDFWPGLMHATIFWGFVVLTLGTIEFFGKGVIESFFLPGLSDTAPYLIVQDVFSVLVILAVGYALYRRLVVKPRRLNLSAEALVILLLILGLMVTDLVADAGRILLAPAPSDHWQLAGSAVARGMAGLPVGAITAIFHLAWWAHGATLLGFLVLLPYSKHFHILVSPLNVFFAPLEPKGQYRSMDLENSETFGVGSLTELTWKDLFDTYNCTECGRCTSRCPANMSGKELDPKWLILHLRERLFDEAPALLGQAGAQAPPTALVGDTIHDNVLWACTTCRWCVDACPVFIEHVPKIVDMRRWLVLTESRFPNELQPAFRNLETNGNPWQMSWETRADWARDLGVRQMSDVREAEYLYWVGCYGSFDERNKKVARALVRVLQAANVDFAILGNEEKCTGEPARRLGHEYLYQTLAQGNIETLKQYKFQTIVTACPHCFNTIRNEYPQFDGHFRVIHHTQLLDDLLRQERLRPVQRESERITYHDACNLGRYNDIYEEPRRVLAGVTRGDLVEMTLNRSKGFCCGGGGGRAWVEEHEGRRVNQLRVEQAMEVKPDILASACPFCLTMFEDGVKAKEVGDTIKTRDIAELLAERLE
- the meaB gene encoding methylmalonyl Co-A mutase-associated GTPase MeaB, which produces MSDLVSRMLDGDRLALARLITRVENRSPEVPAIMQAIHERTGRAYVLGITGPPGAGKSTLVDRITSLLRAEQQPVGVIAVDPSSPFTGGAVLGDRIRMQTHTLDPDVFIRSMATRGSLGGLARATGDVIKVMDAFGFPWILIETVGVGQTELDIIRQADTTVVALVPESGDSVQAMKAGLMEVADVFVVNKADRDGAHALMAELKFSVHLHYTGSAQARDVDWEVPVLATQAVNDVGMDTLLRQIRSHRTVLEQAGALEKRRQARRRADLEALLVEEYTAQVTALVQQDPALARTLDAVTGGRLDVYSAVAQILAQTLRRP
- the rimI gene encoding ribosomal protein S18-alanine N-acetyltransferase; translated protein: MRDDGPLAEPLSGDAVTLEPMTLEDLDDVLVIERASFQTPWSRGAFRYELTQNRVARCSVARCGRRLAGYLCLWEIGHEIHVTNLATHPDLRRRGVGRRLLGSVLDDARRRGVDLAFLEVRPTNSEALLLYERFGFRVIGRRKGYYFDTGEDALVMEARLSGEPSESAAPRPGS